In Bacteroides cellulosilyticus, the genomic stretch TCAACGTGTTGTCCGGGGCAATTGCATAGATCCCATCATTGTCGGTACCTACCCAGAGAGTTTCGGTATGATCCTTGTATACTGACATGACGCAGTTCGAACCGATCACATTATGTACGGAAGATTTATACCCCATGTACTTGAATTTGTTGATAGTGGCAGGTATAATCATAACCCCTTTCTGGAAAAAGCCTAACCAAGTATTTCCTATTTTGTCTTTCAGAATAGAGTGTACTTTGGCTTTTTTCAGGTTAAATGTGGTGATGTTAAAATTGGCTTCCTTTATCTTTTGTTCCTGAGTATCATATATTTTTATTCCTGAACCGTCTGTACCGATAAATATCTCATTCTGATCTCCGGGATATAGAATTTTGATAGGCAAATTTGGATTAGGAGTATATGTGATAGGAATAAATGTATCTGCTTTGTCATCATATATAAATAGCCCTTTCTTTAAACTACTCATATAAAGATTGCCTTGGTGGTCTTCACACATACTTGAAACTGTATTCTTCGCTATATCTTTTTCGCCTGAATAGTGTTTGGATTGGTTATTTTCATCAAAACGAAAGATACCATTATCACCTGTTGATATCCATAAATTCCCTTTTTTATCTTTATATGCAGATGTGATTAAATTGCTAGGGATAAATTGGCTTATTTGCCTGGCATTTATGCTGTCTCCCTTTGTCTCCAGCAGAAACATGCTATGTCCCGAGGTACCTATTAGTATTTCTCCATTATTGCGTTCAAGTATTGTTGCTATATTGGGGGCTATCGGAGCTCCGCTGGAAAGGTACATCGGAATGGTGGTAAAGCTATCTGTTGCCCGGTCATATATTTGTAATCCGTTCAGGGAACCTATGAAAAAGCGTCCTTGACTGTCTTCATAAAGTGTACGTACGTAGTCGTTAAGTAGAGAGTGGGGGTTATCTTTTTCATTTTTGTAAACGGTGAATTTAGCACCATCATATCGATTCAAGCCGTCTTCTGTTGCAATCCATATTATTCCGTCACGATCTTGATATATTTTATTGAGCATACTGCTTGATAAGTCTTTGTCGACCGTGAACATCTTCCCTTCCTGTCCGTGAGATGTGGTGGATAAGCATAAACCTAATAGGCATAAAATAAATACAATCTTCATAGTTATTAAATTAGCGTTTGCAAATATACTTAATATCCACTATATTTCCTTTTAAAACATGAACTTATATGCCGAATTTCTTATTCAGAGTTTGCGGGGCTTTTATGTTTTTATTAATTTTGAATTCTGTGTAAATGGTAGATACCATGTCAATTGAAAGTAATGAATTGGAAGATGAATAAGAGAGAAGTTAACGAACAGATGGAGAGACAACAACCATGTTATTATCCACGGGAAGGTGCGAGTACTATTGTTGTTTTCATACATGGTATAGTGGAAGGACCGGATCAGTTTTCGGAATTAGTGAAACGAAGCTTCGAACTGGGGTTTGCTGCTGCTTCTTTGCTACTACCGGGACATGGCGGAACAGGAGAGGAGTTTGCACGCAGTAGCAGACAGCAGTGGTTGGAACATGTCAATGCAGAAATCGCCCATTATAAGAAAAACTATAATTCGATTATTTTGGTTGGGCATTCTATGGGGAGTCTTTTGTCATTTCTTACTTATACGGAAAGTCCGGAGCAGATAATAGGTATAGTAGCTATAGATACTCCTTTATATGTGAGAGTTAAGGGCAGAGCCCTCAGAAATAATCTGAAAGTAGGCTTCTGCAAAGAAATTCCGGAAAGTGATCCTGCTCATGCTCTATTGGAGGCGAGTAGTGTAGCTCCTTGTTCCATACTTACTTATTTGAGTTGGGCACCGAGAATGATTGACTTGTTTTGTTTGATGAAGAAAACAAGAGAGGTACTACCTCAGGTCTCTATTCCTACATTGGTCTTTCATGCAGATGAGGATGAATTGGTAAGTGCTTCCAGCGTGAAGTGCTTCGAGAGAACAATTCCGGAGAAGTACTTACAACTTGTTCACTTAAAAGAGTCAACGCATTTTTTTTATGGAAATGTGGACTGGGATTTGCTTCATTATACTTTTAGCCACTTTCTACAATCCTGTTAGAAGTTTTGCAAAAACCTCGACAGGCTCTCTTCCCGTGACAAACCTAATTTCTTTCTAAGTCTGTATCGTGCTGATTCCATACCCCGTTCCGATAGGTTGAATAGTGGTGCAACTTCTTTGGTGATTAAATCCATACGGATATATGCGGCCAATTTTAATTCGCTGGATGTGAGATCGGGATAACGCTCTTTCAGGCGGCTGAGAAAGTTATTGTGTACGATATTGAAGTTATTTTCCAACTTCTGCCAGTTATCTTCGTCCTCGATATTGGCATGTACTTTCTCCAGAAGTCTGTTCAATTTACGCAAGGCGTCTTTGGTCTGTTCTTTACGCAGATAGGCAGAAATTTTTTGGAGTTCGTCTTGCATGAAAGTAAAAATTTCCTGCTTCTGGATTACATAGAACATGGAATTTGAGAGTTCCTGGCTCTTTAATAATAACTCTTGTTGAAGCTTGTTATTTTCTAGTTCAACTATCCTCTTTTCCTGGGCAAGAGCTTCCTCTTTTAGTTTGAATTCCCGTTTAAGGCTTTCTTCCTTCAGTTCATCCAGACGTTTTTGGTGTTGTTTGTTGAATCTCTGGTTCAATAGTTTATAGATTCCAT encodes the following:
- a CDS encoding alpha/beta hydrolase; the encoded protein is MNKREVNEQMERQQPCYYPREGASTIVVFIHGIVEGPDQFSELVKRSFELGFAAASLLLPGHGGTGEEFARSSRQQWLEHVNAEIAHYKKNYNSIILVGHSMGSLLSFLTYTESPEQIIGIVAIDTPLYVRVKGRALRNNLKVGFCKEIPESDPAHALLEASSVAPCSILTYLSWAPRMIDLFCLMKKTREVLPQVSIPTLVFHADEDELVSASSVKCFERTIPEKYLQLVHLKESTHFFYGNVDWDLLHYTFSHFLQSC